From Clarias gariepinus isolate MV-2021 ecotype Netherlands chromosome 1, CGAR_prim_01v2, whole genome shotgun sequence:
AAATCCTGTTGTGACCACATACACTAAATGTAGATATCACCTGTCGCATGTAGTCTTGTCAGAAACTGAAATGTGATACGGTTATGTTGCAAGTTTAGGCCATGTTTCCCCAATAAGCCTCACTGTTCAGATCACTGCACTCTAGCTAACAGGCTCCCAGTatacagaatcagaaagagctttattgccaagtacatttgcacatacaaggaatttgttttgggTACAGaagcttacacacacaaattaacaaTAAGTGGAATAAGATGTAGGTATtatcaaataaatatcagtgGTATTGCACATTAATATCGGACAGTGGGGAGAACATTTAACTGGTAGGTTGTCTGGGCCACTTCTGTTCTGTAGCACCAACTAGACAGCAAAAGTTCAAAGAGAAGATGGCCTATATGTGAAGGGTCCAAATTGATTTTCTGAGCCCTTTTCTTCACTCTGGATATATACAGTTCTTGAAAGGTGGGCAGATGAGCACGAATAATTCTTTCGCCTGTCcgaaccgtcctttgtagtcttctgaaGTCTGATTTtatagctgagccaaaccaaGGGAGTAAATGAAGTGCACAAGACAGATTCAATGACagctgagtagaactgtgtgagcagtGTGATTCCAGGTTTTACACACCATTGTGAGAGTGGATATTATTGTACTGGTCCAGATGGAtcgacaaaaaaaatattacacaatGTTTCCGATCTTATTTGGATGTTGAGGTTTGTACACAAAGGGTCATGTCTAAAAAACAGGACAATAGCTATTGTGCCAATGGGGGATCTAGAGGAACTTTGCACCTGTGAGAGAGTTGTGTGTAGTAGGCTGAAGGCTGGAGCACCCCTGGAATTCCCCCTTTTGCTTGAGAATAGTTCccttttcctgctttttttCACCAAAGGTTTGTTGTAGTAACAACACTTTGCAAGAGTAAAGCTGATAACTGTTTACAGACATCTACAAAGCTTATAACATCATCAGGCttccattttttattatgtacacAGGCATAATTGATGTTTGTTTGATGACATCACACCAGAGTGTTTAGATTGTTATTTATTCAAATACTGTAATCATCAATCTGTTTATGGCTGagagatttattttataactatcCACTTTTTGCACTCTTATCATTCAGCTAAATCTTTAGAACACTAACATAAACCAGATATAAATTTTTTGATGTGTTGACCATTTATCatgcattttaaacattaactcgcaggtatttttcttcttcttcttttacaaCTAACTATATAAACAAATGATCTTTCAGTGTCGGTAGAAGCCTGTTATGTCCAGTCCTACCTGGCTTCCCCCAAGAACTCTAAGTAGCCCAGAGAGAACAACAGCACAGATGTCACACACTGGACCTGCTTTCTACAGACCACCCAAAAAAGGTCCACCTGACCAGAGAGCCAAATATGGTGTGTATGACCAAAATGGAGCAGCAAGTGGAAATGGTGTGTCCTCAAGGTACATAGCCGCTGGACCCTCAGGTGAGAAAGTCTTATACTTTATGTTCTGGATGCAGTTTAGGTCTACAAGATGGTGTTTGGTGAGAAATGGAATATATCTGTTTGGACCATCTGCATTACAAcacgataataaaaaaaatatatttaaaaaatgcactgtATTTATTAACTTGAAAGTTGCGATTACGATTAATGAacgataattttattaatttttttgccctCATAACACGTGATTGTGCTTTAAGTGTTGAAACAAACTGGTGGTGTTACCTTTGGGCGTCGAAACTGTTTTTCTACAGTATCTTcatctgacttcattttgttcAGTGTCATCCTTACTGAAGCcaaaatgtgtccaaataacggagactgcatttttctttggtacaagctgctcttgttgctcagttgtctcagtgtttaagctcTCCATGCTCGACATGTTGGCGAAATAACGTAACGGAGCAGGGTCACGTGACTCCACACGCGGTAAtgtttttaaagggaaagtaaTCGAAATAATCGGCCTGGGAAAATTTAATCGATTATAGGTTTTAATTGTCGATTTCGATTACTTTTCGATTAATTGCCCAGCCCTATCCACACTGATAATCTCATTCTCTAAAATTTTAACATAGACATGTTGACTGATCATACATAAAATGTGTGACTGTATAAATCAGCGTCAGGTAAAAGGTCTTTTCCATTGATCCAAAAATCTGTTGTCTATAAATTCTAAGGAGCTAAGAGGCACGTtcaaactgactttttttttgatcTGGTGGTGAATAAACCTGTTTTGGCTTAAAGCCTCTGTCAcctcctttttgttttctttgacaGTAGCACAGTGGGGAGTGGAAAACAATCAAGAATACACTcttgttcaaaagttagtaccctctgttaaattctatttgtttttgtataaaaatgtaataaaaataatctgatctggCAAAGACAACCTCAGACGAACAACATAGAACTTTTTTCAcagtgcagttatttatttacaaaaataaaagcaatcGTCAATACTAACTACCTCTTTACTGCTTCCAttggatttaagagggtaagttgtGGGATGGTGCTGCTAATAATCAACTCTGGATTAACTGTTTATCATCAGCtgtgtacagtaggtgtctAAAAAGCAGAAACCAGTTTGCTGGTCTTGAGCATTTAGGTGTGTTAACCCAATGCCAAAGGGGAAACCATTAAGCAAAGGTCTTAGAGAAGTGATTATTACATCTGGAAAGGGTGGtgaaaccatttccaaacaatttggagttcagtTTTAtgcagtgagaaagattattcacgaGTGGAAAGCATTCACGACAGTTGACGATTTTCCCAGGAATGGATGTCCCAACCCATTCACCCCAGGGTGCATTGCTCATATTTATTGCTCATATCACTCATAtgtttggaagggttgccaggagaaggcctcttctgtcaaaaaaaataacagaagcCCAACTGAGGTTTGCAAAATTGCACCTGAACAAAGCACaaggcttctggaacaatgtccacAAGATGtcctgggcaccttgcagtgATTGAGTCGACCATGAACTCCCCTCtttataccagagtattcttcAGTCAAATTTGATGATATCTGTTATAGGTTGTGTGAAACAGCTGTATtaggtcatgcaacaggacaatgatacatttttgttgaataaataatagcaaggtaaaaaagttatgttgtttgcctaatactaagacttGCTAtgatcaaattatttttatggtttttacacacaaaaaaaaaacagaattaaaagaggatGTACTAACTTTTGTATATGATAGTATATGGACTTATTTTTTAAGGGTGATGGTGATTGTTTAACTTGACTTCAATATACAGTGCTACTAATAGATACTACTTTACTAGTTTGTTTTCTCtctgtaaaaacataaaataaatatgttggcTGTTTAAACAAGTAATTAGTGGTTAGATAAAATGGAAGACATTGCATTACAATTCTATGTGTATATGTGATTAATTAGGTGGAATCATGCATCACCAGCACCAAGAAGGTTATTCAGGGGCGTCATCATATCTTTCTCCACAAGGAGAGCATTATTACCCCCCAGGTCATGGACCCAAAGATGACCATCTTTTCTGGAACACTCACATGACCAGCTATGATCACCATGTGAGTCCAAACCAGAGCATAACAAACTAATGGTTTACTGTATGTGAGTGTCAGTTTATGAAGAAAGACACCACTGTCATCATTTGCCTCACGCATAACTTGGGGCCAAAGCTGGTCTTTTACCCCTTTTCTAGGCCTAAGAAATTGCTTCATCTCAAATGTTAAAAaggaaatgatttttaaaaaggaaatgatCTTTTCCTACCTTATTACtgtagattattattttaaaaataaaatgaatagtgtaaaataatgttttatagaCAGATCTCTTTTTATGCACTGCTAAAGGTCAGATTCTGAAAGCACATTCcagattttaaaacataaaattgatTGGTCTCTGAATTGTGGTAAGAATTTGTGcattatgaataaatatattgttttgtcACTATTTGTTATTTTCAGAAATGTGGGCCTGATAAGCATCTTTCTAGTATTGATGCAGAGATAGATTCTCTCACGTGCATGCTGGCTGACATGGACAGCCATCCTCAGAACACAAGCACACAGGTAGCTTAGATCCTCTGTCTTATCTTTCTGACCTTCAGATTGCAATagacatttataaataataagaattttcaaaaaaagattctCCCTGACTATGATTGTAACAAGATTTGCAACGGTGAAAGATTTACATTTCCTTTTGATCCACACAGCTGTATGACAACGTGCCTTACAACATGCATCTCCACAGCGAGCGCTACAAATCGTCCAACCAGGCAGGTGCTCCATCCCAGACTAGACCCTCTATGGGTTACCCTCCTCATCCTCAGAGTCAGTACCATCCTTCTCCACCTTATGCATCCACCCCAAAGCCTGAATACACCTATCCGTCCCCATCATCCTCCGCCCACAAACCTTACCCCCAACCAGTACCAGCCTCCTACACCACTGCCTCCACCCCAAGTGGGCCACGCTTTACAGTGCAAGTTAAAACCGCCCAGCCTGTCACTTATTCTCAGAGCGGGAGACAGGCGGAGCAGGCCTACACCCCACCCCCTCCTCGTCAGCATGCTACCTGCCCTGCTCCACAGGACCGCCCACATTACTCTGAAGTCCCAGGACAGGGACAAGGATGGTATCCACCACCACCCCCACCAGCTCAGCAAGCCTATGGTGATCCAGCAGCATATAAGGCAGGTTCCGGTAGTGTTCAGGTGCCAAGCAGGGTACAGGGACCACCAGGAAAGAAAGGACAAGAGCAGAGCTACCAGGTTGGTAAGGTAAGAATTTTGTAATGGACATAAAAGATTAGTTCCTGTCTGTTTTCCATTCTAGAATTTGTCCCCTTTTGCGCTTATACAGCAATAGCATCCTCTCTCGTCAGACACTAATTTTGGGTGAGGAGGCCTGAAATGCATTCAGTGTTCTGATTCATCTCAAAAGGTTTTAGTTGGGTTGGGTTCAGGGCTCTGTGCTGGCCCTCAGTTTCTTTCACTCCAAACCAGATAAACCATACTCCATAATTTTTATGCTTGCTTTGAGCATTTTTATACTGGAATTATGTTCTGGTTCCTTTAGGTCAAGTGAAAGGAACTTGTAATGCtgcagcatacaaagacattttatacaattaTGTGAATTCagctttgtggcaacagtttggggaagaaccACACATTTGTGTGATTGTCAGAATCCACAAACTGACAATCACAAGTTTCAGTACTGATTTAATATTTCTTGTATGGTAAAACTGTTGTTCATGTTGTACCCACAGGGATCAGCGCCAAGACCTGAGGAGGAGCTGGACCGTCTTACTAAGAAGTTGGTGTATGACATGAATCACCCCCCCACAGAGGAATACTTCGGTATGGAGACTCGTGCTCTTAAAACAGAGTCATTTGTTGATtttataaactttaaacattgaTCTTGAAGCCTTTTTTACACCATTATTGTAATTTGTTTATCTTTTAGGCCGGTGTGCCAGGTGTGGAGACAACGTGCTCGGTGATGGGAGCGGCTGTATTGCTATGGAGCAGGTGTTCCATGTGGAGTGTTTCACGTGTATCACCTGCCATGCCCAACTCCGTGGCAAGCCTTTCTATGCACTGGACAAAAAGAGCTACTGTGAGAGTTGTTACATTGTGAgtccaaatttttttgttattctgcacatttgattttttttccccctcttttccttttttttttcttttacaatacACCCCCAAAACTCATATTACTAATTTGTCTTGCATGGCCCACCACCCTCCGTCATTCTCCCAGACATTTTAACTCCTCATTTCTTGTGGTGGTTTGCCCACATTATAGAGTTTTACTCTTATCCACTGTTCTGATTTTTAACtttgttttctcattttctcttcTCAAGATCTTACTCTCTGTCTTTTTGATTACTTTCAGTTGCTTATCTGTAAAGAAAATTTTCAATTGATTCATTATCAGCTCATTGTAATGCTTTCTATTTGGCCCTTGTTTCTCGAATTTTTCTCAGAGCACGTTGGAGCGCTGCTCAAAGTGTTCGAAACCAATCTTGGACCGGATCTTGAGGGCAATGGGGAAGGCGTATCACCCGCGTTGCTTCAATTGTGTAGTGTGTGGCTGCTGCCTTGATGGTGTTCCCTTCACTGTGGAT
This genomic window contains:
- the trip6 gene encoding thyroid receptor-interacting protein 6 isoform X1; amino-acid sequence: MSSPTWLPPRTLSSPERTTAQMSHTGPAFYRPPKKGPPDQRAKYGVYDQNGAASGNGVSSRYIAAGPSGGIMHHQHQEGYSGASSYLSPQGEHYYPPGHGPKDDHLFWNTHMTSYDHHKCGPDKHLSSIDAEIDSLTCMLADMDSHPQNTSTQLYDNVPYNMHLHSERYKSSNQAGAPSQTRPSMGYPPHPQSQYHPSPPYASTPKPEYTYPSPSSSAHKPYPQPVPASYTTASTPSGPRFTVQVKTAQPVTYSQSGRQAEQAYTPPPPRQHATCPAPQDRPHYSEVPGQGQGWYPPPPPPAQQAYGDPAAYKAGSGSVQVPSRVQGPPGKKGQEQSYQVGKGSAPRPEEELDRLTKKLVYDMNHPPTEEYFGRCARCGDNVLGDGSGCIAMEQVFHVECFTCITCHAQLRGKPFYALDKKSYCESCYISTLERCSKCSKPILDRILRAMGKAYHPRCFNCVVCGCCLDGVPFTVDATSQIHCIEDFHRKFAPRCSVCGEPIMPEPGQEETVRIVALDRSFHVNCYVCEECGLLLSSEGEGRGCYPLDGHILCKSCSARRIQDLSAKISTDC
- the trip6 gene encoding thyroid receptor-interacting protein 6 isoform X2, with translation MSSPTWLPPRTLSSPERTTAQMSHTGPAFYRPPKKGPPDQRAKYGVYDQNGAASGNGVSSRYIAAGPSGGIMHHQHQEGYSGASSYLSPQGEHYYPPGHGPKDDHLFWNTHMTSYDHHKCGPDKHLSSIDAEIDSLTCMLADMDSHPQNTSTQLYDNVPYNMHLHSERYKSSNQAGAPSQTRPSMGYPPHPQSQYHPSPPYASTPKPEYTYPSPSSSAHKPYPQPVPASYTTASTPSGPRFTVQVKTAQPVTYSQSGRQAEQAYTPPPPRQHATCPAPQDRPHYSEVPGQGQGWYPPPPPPAQQAYGDPAAYKAGSGSVQVPSRVQGPPGKKGQEQSYQGSAPRPEEELDRLTKKLVYDMNHPPTEEYFGRCARCGDNVLGDGSGCIAMEQVFHVECFTCITCHAQLRGKPFYALDKKSYCESCYISTLERCSKCSKPILDRILRAMGKAYHPRCFNCVVCGCCLDGVPFTVDATSQIHCIEDFHRKFAPRCSVCGEPIMPEPGQEETVRIVALDRSFHVNCYVCEECGLLLSSEGEGRGCYPLDGHILCKSCSARRIQDLSAKISTDC